Within the Saccharomonospora amisosensis genome, the region TGCCGGAGGTCGAGATCCGCAGGGCCAACGCGCGGCTCGCGGAACCGCCCGCGGTCGACGTAGAGGTCTCCCGGCGGATGGGGCTCTACGTCGTCGCGAGACTTGCCGCGCGGCACCACATCCGGGTGTGGCTGGCGACAGCCGACGGTGGGGGTATCACCGCGAGCGTGGTGGTGCCCGCGACTCTCGTGGAGTTCGTGTCGCCGCTGCCACCCGGCGTGGTGGACCCCGCTCCGATCGCACCGATCCAGCAGCCGCAGCCGGCCCGGGCAGCGCGATCGGAAGCGTTGCCGGTACCGCCGCCACGTCCGGTGCCGGGCCCCGAACCGGAACTTGAGCAGGAAGGCGAGCTGGAACCCGAACCCGAACCGGCGCCGGTGTCGTGGCCGCGGGGTGAGCGGTACGGCGACCACCCCTGGCCCGAACCGGCACCAGCGGGGCGACACGCCTACCGGGGCGCCCAGGTACCGGACCCGGCGGATGCCGACACCCTGCCGTCGTGGCCCGTCGACGACGGCGACCAGCCCGGGGAGTATCGCCACCCGCTGGAGGAGGACACCCCCACCGACCGGATGCCTGCCTACCAGGCCGCGCTGTCGCAGTGGTTCCGCACCGGACCCGGCAGGAATTCCGCGGCGCGCTCAGCAGAGGGGCAACGGCACACCAGGGTCAGCCGCGCACCCGAGGACGTGAGGGCGAGGATGACCCGGCTGCAAATCGGAGTCAGGCGAGGACGCGAGGACCGCGCGGACTGAGCGTTGGGGGAAGCCACCGCGACGGCGGCGACGGCAATGCCCATCACCGCCCATCACCGGCGGCGAGTCGGCCCGTACCGCACGTGAGCGCCGGGTGGTGACGGCCATAGCGGGATCATCACGATCGCGCCGCGGCTTCCGAGGCGAGGGGCTGAGCGGATAGCGTGCAAGCATGGGATCGGTACGCGATGTCACGCGAGACCTGCTGCGTGAATACGGACTCACCACCGTTTTCGGGAACCCGGGCACCACCGAGATCCCGTTTCTGACCGACTGGCCCTCCGACTTCCGGTACGTGTTGGGGCTGCAGGAGTCGGTGGTGGTCGCGATGGCCGACGGCTACGCGCAGGCCACCAGGCGGCCGGTGCTGGTGAACCTGCACTCCGCGGGCGGTGTCGGACACGCACTCGGCAGCCTCTACACCGCGCACCGCAACCGATCGCCGCTGATCATCATGGCGGGCCAGCAGACCCGGTCGCTGTTGCTGGAGGACCCGTTCCTCGGCGCCACGGACGCCGCGGAGTTCCCCAAGCCCTACGTGAAGTGGAGCAGCGAGCCTGCCCGCGCGCAGGACGTGCCCGCCGCGCTGGCACGCGCGTATCACACGGCTGCCCAACCGCCTTACGGCCCGGTGTTCGTCTCCGTTCCCGCCGACGACTGGGACAGCGAGTCCGCTCCGGTCGCGGCCAGGCGCGCGCTCGCGGGGTTCGCCCCCGACCCGGAAGCGCTGGCCGAGTTGGCCGATGCGTTGTCGGCCAGCGTTTCACCCGCGATCGTGGTCGGCGCCGCAGTGGACCAGGACGGCGCGGTCGACGATGTGGTCGCACTCGCCGAGAAGGTGAAGGCGGGGGTGTACGTCAGCCCGATGTCGGGCCGATGCTCCTTCCCCGAGGACCATCCGCTGTTCCTCGGCTTCCTGACGCCCGAACGCATCGCGCTGGCGCAGTCCCTGGCCGGGCACGATCTGGTGGTCGTCCTCGGCGCACCCGCGTTCACCTACCACGTCTACCGTGGCGAGCCGGACATCGCGCTGCCACCGATGTTCGTGGTCAGTGACGACGAGCAGGTACTGGCGAGGGCGCCGTACGGAACCGGTATCCGGTCGACGACCAAGCCTGCCGTGACCCAGCTCGCGGCCGCCGTTTCGGGTTCTCGTGCCGCCGCTCCCGCGCCACTGGAGCGCCCGCCGCGACCGGCGCAGCAGACTCCGGTGTCCGGCGGCTACGTCTACAGCGTGCTCGCCGAATTGCTGCCGTCCGACGCGATCGTGGTGGAGGAGGCGCCCAGTCATCGCAACGTGCTGCACGACCACCTGCCGATCACCGCTCGTGACACCGGTTTCCTCGCCGCCGCGAGCGGCACGCTCGGTTGGGCGGTTCCCGCCGCTGTGGGAGCCGCCATCGCCAGGCCGGGGCGCAAGGTGGTGTGCGTTGTCGGCGATGGTTCGAGCATGTACAGCATCCAGGCACTGTGGACAGCGGCGGTGGAACAGGCGCCGGTGACGTTCGTGATCCTGGACAACACCCAGTACGCGGCGGTGCGCATCCTTGGGGAGGCGATGGGCGGCCAGAAGTTGCCCGGCGTTGATCTCGGCGGAATCGACTTCGGCGCACTCGCGTCCGGGATGGGTTGCTCCGCCTACAAGGCCGAGCGGCCGGACGAACTCAAGCCCGCGCTCGGTGCGGCACTGGCCGACCCTCGCCCGAGCCTCGTGCACGTTCGGGTAGACCCCAGCCCGGAGCGGATCTACTGACCGAGGCGGTTTCCGGGCCTGCGGCTACCTCGCCGACTCATCGCGCGCACGCGATGAGTTCTGCCGCCTCGCGAAGTCAACACTTCCGACGGGACTGACGTGGTCAACTGACCTCGCGCGGAAGGGCGGTGTCATGGCGAAGTTCGTGGCGATCGGATACGGCGATCGGGAGGGTTACGAGCGGACCGACCCCCGGCTGCGAGACGATGCGCACGCGCACGACCAGCGGCTGCGGGACAACGGCGTGCTCATCGGGATCGCGGGGACGGCAGTGCAGGTGCGCAACCACGCCGCGGAGGGGGTCGAGACGGAAACCGGCCCGTTCCTGCGGTCCTCGCTGCCCTTGGCCGGGTTCTCGGTGTTAGCAGCGGCGACGATCGCGGAAGCCGTCGAGTTGGTCGCGCACACACCGTGCGCCGTCGCCCACGGTGTCGTCGAGGTCTGGCCGCTCGAGTAGCCACCAACAGGGGCTGGTTGTCAGGCCGACGGCTTCGCGGTGGCTGGGGCGCCACCGTGCAGCAGCCTGGCCACCTCGCCGCGCAGCGAGACGAACTCCGGCGCCTCCCTGGTAGCGATCTGGTCGCGCTCCGCGGGCAGGTTGACCGTGAGGTCGGCGACGATCGAAGCCGGCGATTTCGACAGCACGAGCACCCGGTCACCGAGGTAGACGCTCTCGTCGATGTCGTGCGTCACCAGCAGGACCGTGCTGTGGTTTTGCACCTGCACCCCGCGCAGCAGGTCCTCCAACTCGAACCGGGTCTGCGCGTCCACGGACGCGAACGGCTCGTCCATCAGCAGCAGGGCGGGCCGCCGCGCCAGTGCCCTCGCGATCGAGACCCGTTGCTGCATGCCACCGGAAAGCTGCCACGGGTACTTCCCGCCGACACCGGGCAGGCCAACCCACTCAAGCGCTTCCTCTGCCCGTTGCCTGCGTTCGGTTCGGCTGAGCTTCTTCCAGCGCAGCGGGAACTCCACGTTCTGCCGCACGGACAGCCACGGGAACAGCGAGCGGCTGTAGTCCTGGAACACCACGGCCAGGTCCTCCGGTACCCCGTCCACCCTGTCACCGTGCAGCTTGACCTCACCGCCCGAAGGGCGGATGAGCCCGCTGATGCAGCGAAGCAGCGTCGACTTGCCACAGCCGGAGGGCCCGACAATGCAGGCCAACTGCCCCGTTTCGACGCTGAACGTCAGTTCGTTCACCGCGAGGTGATCGCTGTCCGCGCCACCATAGCGGTGGGTGAGGCCGGTCACCTCCAACATCGTTGCCATATCAAGCTCCTGCGGTCTTGGCG harbors:
- the mdlC gene encoding benzoylformate decarboxylase translates to MGSVRDVTRDLLREYGLTTVFGNPGTTEIPFLTDWPSDFRYVLGLQESVVVAMADGYAQATRRPVLVNLHSAGGVGHALGSLYTAHRNRSPLIIMAGQQTRSLLLEDPFLGATDAAEFPKPYVKWSSEPARAQDVPAALARAYHTAAQPPYGPVFVSVPADDWDSESAPVAARRALAGFAPDPEALAELADALSASVSPAIVVGAAVDQDGAVDDVVALAEKVKAGVYVSPMSGRCSFPEDHPLFLGFLTPERIALAQSLAGHDLVVVLGAPAFTYHVYRGEPDIALPPMFVVSDDEQVLARAPYGTGIRSTTKPAVTQLAAAVSGSRAAAPAPLERPPRPAQQTPVSGGYVYSVLAELLPSDAIVVEEAPSHRNVLHDHLPITARDTGFLAAASGTLGWAVPAAVGAAIARPGRKVVCVVGDGSSMYSIQALWTAAVEQAPVTFVILDNTQYAAVRILGEAMGGQKLPGVDLGGIDFGALASGMGCSAYKAERPDELKPALGAALADPRPSLVHVRVDPSPERIY
- a CDS encoding YciI family protein, with product MAKFVAIGYGDREGYERTDPRLRDDAHAHDQRLRDNGVLIGIAGTAVQVRNHAAEGVETETGPFLRSSLPLAGFSVLAAATIAEAVELVAHTPCAVAHGVVEVWPLE
- a CDS encoding ABC transporter ATP-binding protein, encoding MATMLEVTGLTHRYGGADSDHLAVNELTFSVETGQLACIVGPSGCGKSTLLRCISGLIRPSGGEVKLHGDRVDGVPEDLAVVFQDYSRSLFPWLSVRQNVEFPLRWKKLSRTERRQRAEEALEWVGLPGVGGKYPWQLSGGMQQRVSIARALARRPALLLMDEPFASVDAQTRFELEDLLRGVQVQNHSTVLLVTHDIDESVYLGDRVLVLSKSPASIVADLTVNLPAERDQIATREAPEFVSLRGEVARLLHGGAPATAKPSA